The following are encoded in a window of Scophthalmus maximus strain ysfricsl-2021 chromosome 2, ASM2237912v1, whole genome shotgun sequence genomic DNA:
- the LOC118300197 gene encoding protein sprouty homolog 3, with amino-acid sequence MDPARSFRMELDGLDLQQVPVLSLDQIRAIRANNDYVERPVALEPVSQTGFFYAHEDRYPHGIYTHHPQPAFHSALPRSQSQQQHAHLSHLSRSSTISSSMSRTSATSDQRLLAGLTPSHSGLASVVRSQPKGELKPDVSLGKGLTEDEAELGLHLFICERCGRCKCQECCAPRRLPSCWACGQRCLCSAESAVEYGTCLCCVKGLFYHCSAQDDEDNCADRPCSCAPAHACARWGTMGLMALCLPCLCCYPPARLCLSLCQCAHDRATRPGCRCSNTNTVCRKISASNPNSGHPSLRSKALEKPL; translated from the coding sequence ATGGACCCTGCTCGTTCCTTTAGGATGGAGCTGGACGGGCTGGACCTCCAGCAGGTCCCAGTGCTGTCGCTCGACCAGATACGTGCCATCCGGGCCAACAATGACTATGTGGAGAGGCCCGTGGCGCTGGAACCGGTGTCCCAGACCGGATTTTTTTATGCCCATGAAGACCGTTACCCTCACGGAATATACACCCATCACCCCCAGCCCGCCTTCCACTCTGCCTTGCCCCGCAGCCAaagtcagcagcagcacgcTCACCTGTCCCACCTGAGCCGCTCCAGCACCATAAGCTCTTCCATGTCTCGAACCAGTGCCACATCGGACCAGCGGCTACTGGCAGGTTTGACGCCGTCTCACTCGGGGCTAGCTTCAGTGGTCCGCTCTCAACCCAAAGGGGAACTCAAGCCTGACGTTTCGCTGGGTAAAGGCCTGACAGAGGACGAGGCTGAGTTGGGCCTCCATCTGTTCATCTGCGAGCGGTGCGGTCGCTGCAAGTGCCAAGAGTGCTGCGCCCCCCGCCGCCTGCCTTCCTGCTGGGCCTGTGGCCAGCGCTGCCTGTGCTCTGCTGAGAGCGCGGTGGAGTACGGCACCTGCTTGTGTTGCGTTAAAGGCCTATTCTATCACTGCTCCGCCCAGGACGACGAGGACAACTGCGCCGACCGCCCGTGCTCCTGCGCTCCAGCCCACGCTTGTGCCCGCTGGGGCACAATGGGGCTGATGGCGCTCTGCTtgccctgcctctgctgctATCCCCCCGCCAGGCTGTGCCTTTCCCTGTGCCAGTGTGCCCACGACCGGGCCACGCGCCCCGGCTGCAGGTGCAGCAACACCAACACTGTGTGCCGCAAGATCTCTGCCTCTAACCCTAACTCTGGCCACCCGTCGCTCCGCAGCAAAGCTCTAGAGAAGCCGTTATGA